In Legionella beliardensis, the following are encoded in one genomic region:
- a CDS encoding ankyrin repeat domain-containing protein yields MKRKQEDETQATEEIDPYKKLINTMFQWDLASQNSFLGSTGREPRELLTKIETILKEHPGISNQGEYTNNLTPFHQAIAFARPELINLLIKYGADVNLPVSATRLEDLGNQAYITPPLPPTRPASNYPLHQVLHDSPVNQLALIKLLLDNGADPFKLNGSNFTPLELANHKLKTLDPNKASQAINRYNQVIQYLTEKMQEPQYAGRQEKLAQERIDNQKIRDDYYREGTKKEDPKEGKVSTNPQTLFSQKENESDKNLTSSSQTGLGSTSPK; encoded by the coding sequence ATGAAGAGAAAGCAAGAAGACGAAACGCAAGCTACTGAGGAGATAGATCCTTATAAGAAATTGATAAACACGATGTTTCAGTGGGATCTGGCCTCACAAAACTCTTTCTTAGGCTCCACAGGACGGGAACCAAGAGAACTTTTAACTAAAATCGAAACCATATTAAAAGAACACCCAGGTATCAGCAATCAAGGTGAATATACTAATAATTTAACACCGTTTCATCAGGCTATTGCGTTTGCTCGCCCTGAGTTGATTAACCTACTCATAAAATATGGCGCCGATGTTAATTTACCTGTATCCGCTACACGATTAGAGGATTTAGGTAATCAAGCATATATCACCCCACCGCTGCCGCCAACTAGGCCTGCCTCCAACTACCCATTACATCAAGTACTACATGATTCTCCTGTCAACCAATTAGCACTCATTAAGCTTTTGTTAGATAACGGCGCTGATCCTTTTAAACTTAACGGGAGTAACTTCACCCCCCTGGAATTAGCTAACCATAAGCTAAAAACATTAGATCCTAACAAAGCATCACAGGCAATCAATCGGTATAATCAAGTTATTCAATACCTGACAGAAAAGATGCAAGAGCCGCAATACGCTGGTAGACAAGAGAAATTAGCTCAAGAAAGAATAGACAATCAAAAAATCCGAGATGATTATTATAGAGAAGGTACTAAAAAAGAAGATCCCAAAGAGGGAAAAGTTTCTACTAATCCTCAAACCTTATTTTCTCAAAAAGAAAACGAAAGTGATAAAAATTTGACAAGTAGCTCTCAAACTGGATTAGGTTCTACCTCTCCCAAATGA
- the mscL gene encoding large conductance mechanosensitive channel protein MscL — translation MSFISEFKQFAMRGNVVDLAVAVVIGSAFSKIVSSLVDGIIMPFLGLLLGGIDITDKVFKIGDAVIKWGAFLQSIFDFTLVAFAVFIVIRFINLLQKKQEDEPVHLSNQEKILLEIKELLASNPSRKDN, via the coding sequence ATGAGCTTTATAAGCGAATTTAAACAATTTGCCATGCGTGGCAATGTGGTTGATTTAGCTGTAGCAGTTGTTATTGGTAGTGCATTTAGCAAGATAGTATCGTCTTTAGTAGACGGTATTATCATGCCTTTTCTTGGTTTGTTACTAGGTGGTATTGATATCACCGATAAGGTATTCAAAATAGGTGATGCAGTCATTAAATGGGGGGCTTTTCTGCAGTCTATTTTTGACTTTACCTTAGTTGCTTTTGCAGTTTTTATTGTAATTAGATTCATCAATTTATTACAAAAAAAGCAAGAAGATGAGCCAGTTCATCTTAGTAATCAAGAAAAAATTTTATTAGAGATTAAAGAATTATTAGCTTCTAATCCTTCTAGAAAAGATAATTAA